The following proteins are encoded in a genomic region of Nicotiana sylvestris chromosome 4, ASM39365v2, whole genome shotgun sequence:
- the LOC138890261 gene encoding uncharacterized protein — MMKSLSINVPLVEALEQMPDYAKFMKDFVTKKWSINFETIKVTHQVSVILHSMAPKLEDPGTFTIPCTIGNAEFAKALCVHGEGINLMPYSIFKTLGIGQPRPISMRLQMIDCTMKRLLGVIEDVLVRVDKFILLADFVILDCGVDYEVLIILGSPFLANGKTLIDVEAIKLTFQVGDDKVVFHVCKSMRKQNSNEVCSFVDLVNDVIVDDTSATINVCDMLEAVLLNFDDGDMDGFMECANYL; from the coding sequence atgatgaagagtctcTCGATcaatgtgccattagttgaagctTTGGAACAAATGCCCGATTATGCAAAGTTTATGAAGGATTTTGTGACAAAGAAGTGGTCAATCAATTTTGAAACTATCAAagtcactcatcaagtgagtgtaATTCTGCATTCAATGGCTCCTAAACTGGAAGATCCTGGTACTTTCACAATCCCTTGTACCATTGGAAATGCCGagtttgctaaagctctttgtgtTCATGGGGAaggtatcaatttgatgccctattcgattttcaagactttgggaattggacaaccaAGACCCATatctatgagattacaaatgaTCGATTGTACCATGAAGAGATTGTTGGGAGTAATTGAAGATGTATTAgttcgtgttgataaattcattctttTAGCGGAttttgttattcttgattgtggaGTGGACTATGAGGTGTTGATTATTCTTGGAAGTCCTTTTCTTGCTAACGGAAAGACTCTTATTGATGTGGAAGCCATAAAACTCACTTTTCAGGTGGGTGATGACAAGGTGGTATTCCACGTGTGCAAATCTATGCGGAAACAAAATAGCAATGAAGTGTGTTCTTTCGTGGACTTGGTGAACGATGTGATTGTTGATGATACAAGTGCCACAATCAATGTGTGTGATATGTTGGAGGCCGTCTTGCTAAACTTTGATGATGGCGATATGGATGGATTCATGGAATGTGCGAATTATTTGTaa